ATGTGAGACCTTTGTCATCGATCATAAAATTGCCATTGGGCTGTATTTCTTCTGCATTGAAGAAACCTATTGCATCCAATTCGGCAGGTGTGGTCTTGCCGAAATCGTGCACCAATTGTCCTATGATGAGTGCAGACAGCCTTTCCGCATAGTCAATCTTGAATATATCTCGCTCTTCAAGCACCTTGCCGGTGGTGCGAAGGATATTGGCAAACCGGACTGTATTCTCCGGATGTGCACCGCCTTCGTAAGTATATGTATTGATGCGTATTGAGATCAATCCCGTATCGCAATAAGCGATAGTATTTTCCTGCTTGTAGATATAGTCCAAAAGGTCAGAAGGAAGCCCTTGCAGATTGGCTTCGGCATTGTTAGAGCGATAGTCTTCTCCCAGCATCTGTGCATAGCCTTCCATGGCATTCTCCGGCGAAGAGGAATCCATCAGGCTGTCGCCGAAGAGCAAACCGTTGAAAATCTCTGTGAGCATATCATCTCCCGAAGGATAGACGTAGCTGATCATCACATGCAGCGATGGCGTATCTATGTCTGCCCGCAGAGGGATGTAGCGTTCGAGGTAGGCCGAATCGAAAGAGACAGACTTCGATTCGGCAGCTTTGTTATTGCTACAGCCCAAAGCAGTGATCAAAGACAATGGAAAGAGTAGCAACAGCACGCTGCGCATGGATTTCATCATAGTGAAAGATTGTAATTCCGATAGATTCATTTTACTGCCACAAATTTACGCAATTCATTCGGATAAGCCTTTTTTTATGCGCCGGTGCACATTCTACCAGCCTGTTCGAAGTTATTAGAGTATCGAAAATTGCTTGCATTTTGATTTGAATGTAGTACGTAAAAACAACTCTGCTCAGAACCTTAACATATTGCCATGCAAAAGAGGGCCTCTGTGAAGAAATGCTTCTTTAAGGCTGT
This genomic stretch from Porphyromonas gingivalis ATCC 33277 harbors:
- a CDS encoding DUF3298 and DUF4163 domain-containing protein → MMKSMRSVLLLLFPLSLITALGCSNNKAAESKSVSFDSAYLERYIPLRADIDTPSLHVMISYVYPSGDDMLTEIFNGLLFGDSLMDSSSPENAMEGYAQMLGEDYRSNNAEANLQGLPSDLLDYIYKQENTIAYCDTGLISIRINTYTYEGGAHPENTVRFANILRTTGKVLEERDIFKIDYAERLSALIIGQLVHDFGKTTPAELDAIGFFNAEEIQPNGNFMIDDKGLTYCFNEYQIAAYARGAVYVRLGYDVLAPLLRDDSPLKRYLP